The following are from one region of the Coffea eugenioides isolate CCC68of chromosome 2, Ceug_1.0, whole genome shotgun sequence genome:
- the LOC113762239 gene encoding uncharacterized protein LOC113762239 has product MTEVVANYNINVNEFAANMAVEGFQSAEVEAIMKAVGENKTWNAIEGLSDTNANLRGLCGTTTAQNVDKTVPPDVQEMAEFAVAEYNRIAGTKLVLIKVLAYVKRL; this is encoded by the exons ATGACTGAAGTCGTAGCCAACTACAACATCAATGTGAACGAATTCGCAGCCAACA TGGCTGTGGAGGGATTCCAATCAGCTGAAGTGGAAGCTATAATGAAGGCAGTTGGAGAAAACAAGACATGGAACGCAATTGAAGGACTCAGTGACACG AATGCCAACCTCCGAGGTTTATGTGGTACTACGACTGCACAAAATGTGGACAAGACAGTCCCTCCTGATGTTCAAGAGATGGCAGAATTTGCAGTGGCAGAGTACAACAGGATAGCTGGGACCAAGCTGGTTTTGATAAAAGTGCTTGCCTATGTCAAGCGGTTGTAG
- the LOC113757901 gene encoding uncharacterized protein LOC113757901, with product MEHGAISQVEEDAWWSALKMISGDKFPEDPSSQSVATPEKVDVTESQTPVHVNPKRGIRTLETKLCSRLLFKTLQLALVAVSREVVSVHQFFSNLVFIINIVTASNKRNDELKEAQAIEVATKIANGELETGRELNQIGTLKRTGDTRWGSHLDSISSLLKMFNATCVVLSNIAVDGALQHKSQDILNAMHLVSSTTKLLKTFRDSGWDDFLVKVKLFCEQHQIDIPCMNAQYIARRGRSRSHHDEISVGHYYRVDIFLATIDYQLQELHSRFKDHTVELLILSTALDPRNGFMLFKIDDICKLAEKFYPNEFMEQELVRLRIELQHFELDIPNHPELQELSGINELCQGLVKTRKSVIYHVIDRLIRLVLTLPVSTATSERKRIKERKKALANILYE from the exons ATGGAACATGGAGCTATTTCTCAAGTTGAAGAAGATGCTTG GTGGTCGGCATTAAAAATGATCTCTGGAGacaaatttccagaagaccctTCGTCTCAGAGCGTGGCCACGCCAGAAAAGGTAGACGTTACCGAAAGCCAGACCCCGGTCCACGTGAACCCGAAGCGTGGGATCAGAACTCTTGAGACAAAGCTTTGCTCCAGGCTTTTGTTCAAGAC GCTTCAACTTGCTTTAGTTGCAGTTTCTAGAGAAGTAGTTTCTGTTCACCAATTCTTCTCCAATTTAGTTTTCATTATCAACATTGTTACTGCATCTAACAAACGTAATGATGAATTAAAGGAGGCTCAAGCAATTGAAGTTGCTACTAAGATTGCTAATGGTGAACTTGAAACTGGAAGGGAGCTTAATCAAATTGGCACTTTAAAACGAACTGGAGATACTCGTTGGGGTTCTCATTTGGATTCTATTTCTAGTTTACTGAAAATGTTCAATGCTACTTGTGTGGTTTTAAGTAACATTGCAGTAGATGGAG CATTACAACATAAATCTCAAGATATTTTGAATGCAATGCATCTTGTCTCAAGCACAACAAAGCTACTGAAGACTTTTCGAGATTCGGGATGGGATGATTTCTTGGTGAAAGTTAAATTATTTTGTGAGCAACATCAAATTGATATCCCATGTATGAATGCTCAATATATTGCAAGACGTGGTAGATCTCGAAGTCATCATGATGAGATTAGTGTGGGGCATTATTATCGAGTGGATATATTTCTTGCAACAATTGATTATCAATTGCAAGAGTTACATAGCAGGTTTAAGGATCATACCGTGGAATTGCTTATTTTGAGCACTGCTTTAGATCCTAGAAATGGATTTATGCTGTTCAAGATTGATGATATTTGTAAACTTGCAGAGAAGTTCTATCCAAATGAGTTTATGGAGCAAGAACTAGTACGTCTAAGAATAGAACTTCAACATTTTGAGCTCGACATTCCAAATCATCCTGAATTGCAAGAATTATCTGGTATTAATGAGTTATGTCAAGGCTTGgtgaagacaagaaaatcaGTGATATATCATGTTATTGATAGATTGATTCGACTTGTTCTTACTCTTCCTGTATCAACTGCAACTTCAGAGCgg aaaagaataaaagaaaggaagaaagctcttgcTAATATTCTTTATGAATAA